A single window of Aspergillus oryzae RIB40 DNA, chromosome 8 DNA harbors:
- a CDS encoding PHD finger domain-containing protein (predicted protein): MTCRGVWNLRVKGKWYRYGDSAWLITPPGHISTLRKLNQLLGNPDNIKGWKKVTSPTLDLSDMDFIYTLDTETGTFKISQGKRFTRPLFPVPTDTYLKPATLREGHDIGIRFTDLGYSHLVPHKYTRVDELDLQRLNLKRLQLEFGIPTAMNELQERIFTDFFFRWNRYLDPSDWGYTNRDFKSLSMALLSLAAWDFEVTSGSRTDMGKAVLEQWQYPKTEVFWFHRFLVVIQEDILPVSMKSIAILKARIYLDHNGANGHVPRLILLSPIHVAFVELRKDGDWCSKSLLLVTSSSAAWCSPGFRALSRALSSNYQTPIGDTAAQFEKWRVALPFEILHMILKLCEPRDAVSFAQASVAVEKCSYTSIPQFKGLAVREFVLSIPCCGEPAGLDVRGLCCAECYAWQHLACVGLLHWPPDVQYICSKCQKEEPNYRLVLLNSRQYRWRDRPVHIGKSAMSLRYEGYASAKPASYCISFKGMFSGISYVLETIPEMKSDGRRFGRFQDEDKGSSEND, from the exons ATGACATGTCGCGGGGTGTGGAATCTCCGTGTGAAAG GGAAATGGTATCGGTACGGTGATTCGGCTTGGTTAATTACTCCTCCTGGGCATATATCCACGCTGCGAAAGCTCAACCAGTTGCTTGGCAACCCGGACAACATCaaaggctggaagaaggtCACATCACCTACCCTTGATCTTTCCGACATGGACTTCATCTACACTCTTGATACGGAAACTGGAACTTTCAAAATCTCCCAAGGGAAGCGCTTTACCAGACCCCTATTTCCTGTACCGACGGACACATATCTCAAGCCCGCTACCCTTCGGGAGGGCCATGATATTGGTATCCGTTTCACTGATTTGGGGTATTCTCACCTTGTCCCACATAAGTATACCAGAGTCGACGAGCTCGACCTGCAACGACTCAATCTAAAAAGATTACAGTTGGAATTTGGTATTCCGACTGCCATGAATGAGCTACAGGAGCGGATCTTTACGgactttttcttcagatGGAATCGGTACCTTGACCCTTCTGATTGGGGATACACGAATCGTGACTTCAAATCACTTTCCATGGCCCTCTTGAGTTTAGCAGCTTGGGACTTTGAGGTCACGTCAGGAAGTAGAACTGACATGGGTAAAGCAGTACTTGAACAATGGCAGTATCCCAAGACGGAGGTTTTCTGGTTCCACAGGTTCCTTGTTGTGATTCAGGAGGACATCCTTCCTGTATCAATGAAAAGCATAGCTATACTGAAGGCCAGAATATATCTGGATCACAATGGAGCAAACGGCCATGTGCCTCGCTtgatccttctttctcctaTCCATGTCGCCTTTGTGGAGCTTCGCAAAGATGGCGATTGGTGTAGCAAAAGTCTGTTATTAGTCACTAGCTCCTCAGCAGCTTGGTGCTCACCTGGTTTCCGAGCCCTGTCAAGGGCTTTATCGTCGAACTACCAGACTCCCATTGGGGATACCGCGGCCCAATTCGAGAAATGGAGGGTTGCTCTCCCGTTTGAAATACTGCATATGATACTGAAGCTGTGCGAACCCCGGGatgctgtttcttttgcCCAAGCTTCAGTCGCTGTCGAGAAATGCTCCTATACTTCTATTCCCCAATTCAAGGGCCTAGCTGTGCGAGAATTTGTCTTGTCTATTCCATGCTGCGGTGAACCTGCTGGATTAGACGTCCGAGGACTTTGCTGCGCTGAATGTTATGCTTGGCAGCATCTCGCATGCGTCGGTCTGCTACATTGGCCGCCTGATGTGCAATACATCTGTTCCAAGTGCCAAAAGGAAGAACCGAACTATCGTCTGGTTCTTCTAAACAGCCGGCAATATAGATGGAGAGACCGGCCAGTGCATATCGGGAAGTCTGCGATGTCACTACGATATGAAGGGTATGCGAGTGCCAAACCAGCAAGCTATTGCATTTCTTTCAAGGGCATGTTCTCTGGTATTTCTTATGTGCTTGAGACTATACCTGAGATGAAGTCGGACGGGAGGCGTTTTGGTCGATTTCAAGACGAAGATAAG
- a CDS encoding sulfurtransferase (rhodanese-related sulfurtransferase) has translation MSTDPFPSILVSPEDFHNARKSATRRVIPVAAGRGTLRSSYEKQHIPGSVFFDMDVIADNTSPYPQMLPTASHFAHCMGEMGIQPDDILVVYDAVEIGMYSAPRVAWACRLFGHDSVHVLNNFRLYTEQGYPIQEGNMSPLPQTVYPVHEPGANQVIAFEELRDIILHERKNYDIIDARIPGRFSGTQEEADSTLRSGHMPSAINIPLAAVLDTESKAFLPLPELKRLFETAGIDGTRPVILTCNSGVTAAALDLSLQETGYDMERRVYDGSWMEWTRRAESDLVVRD, from the exons ATGTCCACCGACCCTTTTCCCTCCATTCTGGTGAGTCCAGAAGATTTTCACAATGCCAGGAAATCAGCAACCCGTCGTGTCATTCCAGTAGCGGCAGGGCGTGGGACACTGCGCTCATCCTACGAAAAGCAGCATATACCAGGCTCAGT TTTCTTTGATATGGATGTCATAGCAGACAACACATCACCGTACCCCCAAATGCTTCCCACGGCCAGTCACTTCGCCCACTGCATGGGAGAAATGGGTATCCAACCGGACGACATCCTGGTCGTCTACGATGCAGTCGAGATAGGCATGTATAGCGCACCGCGCGTAGCATGGGCCTGTCGCCTCTTCGGACATGATTCGGTACATGTCTTGAACAATTTCCGTCTGTATACGGAACAAGGATATCCAATTCAAGAAGGAAATATGTCGCCGCTCCCACAGACTGTTTACCCTGTTCACGAACCAGGTGCGAACCAAGTTATCGCATTTGAGGAATTGCGGGACATTATTTTGCATGAACGGAAGAATTACGACATCATAGACGCCAGGATCCCAGGTCGTTTTTCGGGGACGCAGGAAGAAGCTGATTCCACTCTCCGGTCGGGACACATGCCTTCTGCGATCAATATTCCGTTGGCAGCGGTGTTGGACACAGAATCGAAGGCTTTTCTGCCATTACCAGAACTGAAGAGGCTCTTTGAGACCGCGGGTATCGATGGCACTAGACCGGTTATCTTGACTTGTAATTCTGGAGTAACTGCCGCCGCATTGGACTTATCTTTACAGGAGACAGGTTACGATATGGAAAGGAGGGTGTATGATGGGAGCTGGATGGAGTGGACGAGGAGGGCGGAAAGTGACTTGGTAGTCAGGGATTGA
- a CDS encoding NADP-dependent oxidoreductase (zinc-binding oxidoreductase) translates to MSTTTLPKTMRALLQPDIQETRLIQTTLDIPTPDPNTNEHLIRVHCVSPCANELNWLKYFPPPKPRTQIPCYDIAGTVVKSPRNSPFSVGDEVYARTNYLRPGCASDYTIAVTDELAHRPNRLSWAESTAVPLSAQTAWQALFVQSGIGNFESEEWKGKRVLVTAASGGVGIWVTQIARLVGATVIGTCGSRNVDFVKGLGASEVIDYRQTDLRGWAQEPGNQVDVVVDCIGGKSLADAWWCVKDGGVLVSIYQPPKQVRPEELREKSVKSLFFVMEPKREHLEAITKLVEVGKCRPVVDSIWPLELFEEAFARLDGGHARGKIILDLSLNQ, encoded by the coding sequence ATGTCCACTacaaccctccccaaaacAATGCGTGCTCTCCTTCAACCCGACATCCAAGAAACCCGCCTTATCCAAACCACGCTCGACATCCCAACCCCAGACCCCAACACAAACGAGCACCTCATTCGCGTCCACTGCGTCTCCCCCTGTGCGAATGAACTCAACTGGCTAAAGTACTTCCCTCCACCCAAGCCCCGGACACAAATCCCATGTTACGACATCGCCGGCACAGTCGTCAAATCGCCCCGCAATTCTCCCTTCTCTGTCGGAGATGAGGTCTACGCTCGGACAAACTATCTGCGGCCCGGTTGTGCCAGCGACTACACCATTGCCGTCACCGATGAACTGGCGCATCGACCGAACAGACTAAGCTGGGCGGAGTCAACTGCCGTCCCGCTTTCCGCGCAAACGGCTTGGCAGGCTTTGTTCGTTCAGAGCGGGATTGGGAACTTTGAAAGTGAGgagtggaaggggaagagagttCTTGTTACTGCTGCTTCTGGAGGAGTGGGGATCTGGGTTACCCAGATTGCGAGGCTGGTTGGTGCGACGGTTATTGGGACGTGTGGATCGAGGAACGTGGACTTTGTGAAGGGGTTGGGAGCGAGTGAGGTTATTGATTATCGGCAAACTGATTTGCGGGGGTGGGCACAGGAGCCAGGGAACCAGGTTGATGTGGTTGTTGATTGTATTGGGGGGAAGTCATTGGCAGATGCGTGGTGGTGTGTAAAGGATGGCGGTGTTTTGGTTAGCATCTACCAGCCCCCGAAGCAGGTTCGACCGGAGGAGTTACGAGAGAAGAGTGTCAAGAGTTTGTTCTTTGTGATGGAGCCAAAGAGAGAGCATCTTGAGGCTATTACGAAGCTTGTTGAGGTGGGGAAGTGTCGGCCTGTTGTAGATAGTATTTGGCCTTTGGAGCTTTTCGAGGAGGCTTTTGCGAGATTGGATGGGGGACATGCTAGGGGGAAGATTATTTTGGATTTGTCTCTCAATCAGTGA